A stretch of Podospora bellae-mahoneyi strain CBS 112042 chromosome 5, whole genome shotgun sequence DNA encodes these proteins:
- a CDS encoding hypothetical protein (EggNog:ENOG503NVV2; COG:S): MAQITRAGSPGEVSDILPRSSTNTYQYSPFSKDAEKSSIRLIRLLPGYPSSPVVVELVTVPLDPGKIPYYEAVSYVWGTSYQQYEIACDGLSMAVSESALLALRRFRFVDHIRLLWIDQICINQQDDKEKSSQVMLMGEIYGTASQVLVYLGEADDTSDKAMDYISERCAQQEEWPRQFVVQVLSRPWFSRVWILQEVALAHTSLVICGAKCVPWACFREWWTRNELLLGPEVNPPPVLSYGLSVMKRPTLLQQLHDTRHSKATLALDKIYALLALLQPEDRIGVLVDYSLSTAEVYTSVAKSIIERTKSLAILSGKEEKPYVERERLPSWVPDWGTVPSAVSLGLANKYLDPFDAGGKPACRVNISIPLNGPPTLHCLGITFDTVKKLTLSTMRPGQDAATNNVEVLTDWLDLISGSSSSVVSETADYLIGQFNQNLRGVSSYSRSPPQPPKFAYSLWTTIQALSTPTLQLEPAELYARNNRGKPTSDTLKFCYERKLFLTQSGALGLGPPDLLQGDTVAVLLGAPVPHILRRLPSSEQNNSSNVYALVGECFVDGIMAGEALNHLQDQLKEMGHRCRTFAKSCSNAPLETFCIQ; this comes from the exons ATGGCTCAAATTACGAGGGCGGGTTCTCCAGGCGAAGTCTCAGACATTCTACCGCGATCCTCTACAAATACCTACCAGTATTCTCCCTTTTCAAAGGACGCCGAAAAATCTTCGATACGTTTAATTCGACTTCTTCCAGGATACCCAAGCTCGCCTGTCGTTGTGGAGCTTGTAACAGTTCCACTGGATCCAGGCAAAATACCGTATTATGAGGCCGTCTCGTATGTCTGGGGGACTTCATACCAGCAGTACGAAATAGCGTGTGATGGTCTGTCCATGGCTGTTAGTGAAAGTGCTCTGTTGGCCTTGAGACGGTTTCGATTTGTTGATCAtatcag GCTTCTCTGGATCGATCAGATATGCATCAACCAGCAAGACGACAAGGAGAAGTCCTCCCAAGTTATGCTCATGGGCGAAATCTACGGAACTGCGAGCCAAGTCCTGGTCTATCTCGGGGAGGCCGACGACACAAGTGACAAAGCAATGGACTACATCTCTGAGCGATGCGCACAGCAGGAGGAATGGCCTCGTCAGTTTGTGGTCCAGGTCTTGTCACGTCCCTGGTTTAGCAGGGTCTGGATCCTTCAAGAGGTTGCTCTTGCCCACACATCACTGGTCATTTGTGGCGCCAAATGCGTGCCGTGGGCTTGTTTTCGCGAATGGTGGACACGAAACGAGTTGCTACTCGGGCCCGAGGTCAACCCGCCGCCTGTCTTGTCATACGGACTCAGTGTCATGAAGCGGCCTACGCTTTTACAGCAGCTTCACGATACCCGACATAGCAAGGCCACTCTGGCTCTTGACAAGATATACGCTCTCTTGGCGTTACTGCAGCCCGAAGACAGGATTGGGGTTCTCGTAGATTACAGTTTGTCAACGGCCGAGGTGTACACCTCGGTCGCCAAATCAATCATCGAACGGACCAAATCATTGGCCATCCTGTccggaaaagaagaaaagccCTACGTCGAACGGGAAAGGTTGCCGTCCTGGGTGCCAGATTGGGGTACCGTCCCCTCCGCCGTATCACTAGGGCTAGCCAACAAATACCTCGACCCCTTCGACGCCGGAGGAAAGCCAGCCTGTCGAGTAAACATCAGCATCCCCCTAAACGGGCCACCAACGCTACACTGCCTCGGCATTACCTTTGACACGGTCAAGAAGTTGACTCTTTCCACCATGCGTCCCGGCCAAGACGCAGCCACCAACAATGTCGAAGTACTAACAGATTGGCTAGACCTCATAAGCGGATCTTCAAGCTCTGTCGTGTCGGAAACCGCCGATTAtctgattggccaattcAACCAAAACCTCCGCGGCGTATCCTCATACTCCCGCagcccaccacaacctccaaaaTTCGCCTATTCACTATGGACAACAATACAAGCCCTCTCCACTCCCACCCTGCAGCTCGAGCCAGCTGAACTTTATGCAAGAAACAACCGCGGTAAACCCACCAGCGACACCCTAAAATTCTGTTATGAACGCAAGCTCTTCCTCACCCAGAGCGGTGCGCTCGGATTGGGCCCCCCTGATCTTCTCCAAGGTGACACCGTCGCCGTGCTGCTTGGAGCACCAGTGCCCCATATCCTACGAAGGCTCCCATCATCAGAACAgaacaactcctccaacgTGTATGCTCTCGTTGGCGAGTGTTTTGTCGACGGCATCATGGCCGGAGAGGCTCTCAACCACCTGCAGGATCAGCTCAAAGAGATGGGACATCGATGTCGTACGTTTGCAAAGAGCTGCTCCAACGCCCCATTGGAGACCTTTTGTATCCAGTAA
- a CDS encoding hypothetical protein (EggNog:ENOG503PUGY), protein MEDPTLYNPTNITHLSNLSISYLADVLLAKGNNATRDGFGCRPASLILPLDNLSILELEPNPDIHMNLTVGVNPTQLDPGVSQLRDMARGLFPYPLNESGIGDVVNWWTDNTENHPADTKRFLGAVVNMCGGEYCRSGKVTVGNPDIVGIGMIVAIGMLLCLTVAFSLLSFGPLIDVVARAPYTTRKTRFSLRVSCIGTVDELFSAVFVFALAVIVSTFVFRYRTDTRFDALMANALSQLCSTTVIMLAAAYWCHNQQRPHATGSVFLIAVLTIALYVTHAGVANMRASEAEMACGIGKQRVSLMKGDPFDMEKFHFVPVGFGSWFLALIGAVFHHPWMNRFRPTKDHKMIWRILWKTVGSFPTVFGLIGLAVYMAYFMNTWQLMKENYGKTFSQNVKEWGFGQYLAVFTWVPPILTFGHLFISGMEKAIEQRLPYGWTAVKLHGSVDYRGDDGKDDDQGGSNWTGSRSSRSRVREVDSLAQRHEMGELLKTSPKTKTATPQEMIYPFPEQRPGQVASPIIPFPEGPGQMPTAYTLGSLYDPAHPQGSPRFAYNNGAGLEANTGYPATPTDAPGYHEPRH, encoded by the exons ATGGAGGACCCCACACTCTACAACCCAACCAATATTacccacctctccaacctcagcaTATCTTACCTTGCAGATGTGCTTCTCGCCAAAGGCAACAATGCTACCCGGGACGGCTTTGGCTGCCGCCCCGCCTCCTTGATCCTTCCGCTTGACAATTTATCCATTTTGGAACTCGAACCCAACCCTGATATCCACATGAACCTCACCGTGGGGGTCAATCCAACCCAGCTTGATCCCGGGGTCTCTCAGCTGAGGGATATGGCGAGGGGTCTTTTTCCTTATCCTCTGAATGAGTCTGGCATCGGAGATGTCGTCAACTGGTGGACTGACAACACCGAAAATCACCCAGCTGACACCAAGCGGTTCTTGGGTGCTGTGGTCAACATGTGTGGAGGAGAGTACTGCCGCTCAGGAAAAGTCACTGTTGGCAACCCAGATATTGTCGGGATAGGG ATGATAGTAGCCATAGGAATGCTCCTCTGCCTCACCGttgccttctccctcttATCCTTCGGCCCTTTGATCGACGTCGTTGCCCGCGCCCCTTACACCACCCGTAAAACCCGCTTCTCCCTCCGCGTCTCCTGCATCGGCACCGTCGACGAGCTCTTCTCGGCCGTGTTTGTCTTTGCCCTGGCCGTCATAGTCTCAACGTTTGTCTTTCGGTACCGAACCGACACCCGCTTCGATGCGCTCATGGCCAACGCGCTAAGCCAGCTCTGCAGCACCACTGTCATCATGCTCGCCGCGGCGTACTGGTGTCACAACCAGCAACGGCCGCACGCCACCGGGTCGGTGTTTCTCATTGCCGTCCTCACCATCGCCCTGTATGTCACCCATGCAGGAGTTGCAAACATGAGGGCGAGTGAAGCCGAGATGGCATGCGGCATAGGCAAACAGAGGGTCAGTCTTATGAAAGGCGACCCCTTTGACATGGAGAAATTCCACTTTGTTCCCGTGGGCTTTGGGAGCTGGTTTCTGGCCTTGATTGGTGCCGTGTTTCACCACCCGTGGATGAATAGGTTCAGGCCGACCAAGGACCACAAGATGATTTGGAGGATCCTGTGGAAGACGGTGGGTAGCTTCCCTACCGTGTTCGGCCTGATTGGACTGGCCGTATACATGGCGTATTTTATGAATACGTGGCAGCTGATGAAGGAGAATTACGGAAAGACTTTTAGTCAGAATGTCAAAGAGTGGGGTTTTGGACAGTATCTGGCTGTGTTTACCTGGGTGCCGCCGATTCTGACGTTTGGGCACTTGTTTATCTCtgggatggagaaggcgattGAGCAGAGGTTGCCGTATGGATGGACGGCCGTTAAACTCCACGGTTCAGTCGACTAccgcggtgatgatgggaaggaTGATGATCAGGGGGGGAGTAATTGGACAGGAAGTCGGAGCTCGCGAAGTCGCGTGCGGGAGGTGGACAGTTTGGCACAGAGGCACGAGATGGGGGAATTGTTGAAGACATCACCAAAGACGAAGACAGCGACGCCGCAGGAGATGATTTACCCATTTCCCGAACAGAGGCCGGGGCAAGTGGCGAGTCCGATCATCCCGTTTCCAGAGGGTCCTGGGCAGATGCCAACAGCGTATACACTAGGGAGTTTGTATGATCCGGCGCATCCTCAAGGGTCCCCGAGATTCGCATATAACAATGGGGCGGGTCTGGAAGCCAACACGGGGTATCCTGCCACGCCTACGGACGCGCCTGGCTATCATGAGCCACGGCATTGA
- a CDS encoding hypothetical protein (EggNog:ENOG503NW0I; COG:S): MRRSPPAPGLRPPSLPALPRPTRPAPWSRPVTYPPPQDYRPTPPVPYLNLPPAPPVAPLRPRGPRPPAPYVDSVTDYSESSEPSVPAGPGPSRGRGRGTPSSPAKQVRSSLPPLEPPPQIDPSINPILRAHLTALSPETRRVLPSILTRLGRTSHAQTCEQFDFTNTTRLDPSIRPAKSPQVTVKVVNMDTLEAALSLPERDPPLPKDGQPVRFRPLILNCSDVDRPSGNERRGSRHGDFSQSEKRGRHPMGMNTSVLYSPYVQVVRRDTSHRFLDLDHPENLPVVAAITMGAQYRPETKTYMVPAELGRTRPKQAFHRYTDRERLKMRMRSTLRVAGMHRHTRLVLGAVGCGTRYKNPAEDVALCWLEVLRGDEFAVDWWTDVVFAVWDPPGAGPDSVSKFNHEIFKRVLDGKHVGECYWRLHE; this comes from the exons ATGAGACGTtcgcctccagctccaggACTTAGACCTCCATCCCTCCCTGCGCTTCCAAGACCTACTCGCCCTGCCCCTTGGTCCCGCCCAGTGACctaccctcctccacaggaTTACCgtccaacaccaccagtcCCCTACCTCAACCTGCCCCCCGCACCCCCCGTGGCACCCCTCCGACCCCGCGGCCCTCGGCCCCCAGCCCCCTACGTAGACTCAGTAACCGACTATTCTGAATCCTCCGAGCCCTCTGTTCCCGCGGGTCCAGGTCCAAGTCGCGGCCGCGGTCGCGgtaccccctcctcccccgccaaacAAGTCagatcctccctcccccccctcgaGCCCCCGCCCCAAAtcgacccctccatcaaccccatcctccgcgCCCACCTCACCGCCCTCAGCCCCGAAACCCGCCgcgtcctcccctccatcctcacccgccTCGGCCGCACCTCCCACGCCCAAACATGCGAACAATTCGacttcaccaacaccacccgacTCGACCCCTCCATCCGCCCGGCCAAAAGCCCACAAGTAACCGTCAAAGTAGTCAACATGGACACCCTAGAAGcggccctctccctccccgagcgggacccccccctccccaaagacGGGCAGCCAGTCCGGTTCAGGCCATTAATCCTCAACTGTAGCGACGTCGACCGCCCCTCCGGGAACGAGAGGCGGGGTAGTAGACACGGGGATTTCTCCCAGAGCGAGA AACGGGGGCGGCACCCGATGGGAATGAACACCTCTGTGCTCTACAGTCCGTACGTTCAAGTTGTTCGTCGGGACACATCTCATCGCTTCCTCGATCTGGACCACCCCGAAAATTTGCCCGTCGTGGCGGCCATCACGATGGGGGCGCAGTACCGCCCCGAGACAAAAACCTACATGGTGCCTGCTGAgctggggaggacgaggccgaAGCAGGCTTTTCATCGGTATACTGACAGAGAAAGGCtcaagatgaggatgaggtcgaCGCTGAGGGTGGCGGGGATGCACAGGCATACTAGGTTGGTTCTTGGGGCGGTGGGGTGCGGGACGAGATACAAGAACCCGGCCGAGGATGTGGCGTTGTGctggttggaggtgttgaggggggatgagTTTGCGGTGGATTGGTGGACCGATGTGGTGTTTGCTGTGTGGGACCCGCCTGGGGCAGGACCGGATTCGGTGTCCAAGTTTAATCATGAGATTTTTAAACGGGTGCTGGATGGGAAGCACGTGGGGGAGTGTTATTGGAGGTTGCATGAGTAG